The following are from one region of the Ruficoccus sp. ZRK36 genome:
- the gyrB gene encoding DNA topoisomerase (ATP-hydrolyzing) subunit B, producing the protein MPDTDPSQNDIPVNPSQKSNYDVDSLGKLEGLEAVRKRPGMYIGDPTNGSALHHCVFEIVDNSVDEHLAGYCNEINITIHMDGSCSVEDDGRGIPVKVHKQYGKTGVEMVLTELHAGGKFGQGGYKVSGGLHGVGASCVNAVSEWLKAEVRRDGEIHRIEFARGKVTEPLKVVGKTKSTGTKITFLRDTEIFVTSNEFVYDTLAKRLREMAFLNPGVAINFSDERSGKSELFKFDQGAAQYVAWLNRSKQCLHPEPIHFTGEIAPDDSKPDETVSIDIAMQYNDSYNEQIYAYANSIFNGDGGTHLSGFRTALTRIINNYAKANKLVKDKDPSISGDDVREGLTAVIAVKLFNPSFNNQTKDKLLNQEVDGIVQRVMGDKLKLFFETNPPIAKKLVDKCLNAARAREAARKARETVRKSAMSGGGLPGNLADCSEKDPSLCEVFIVEGDSAGGSAKQGRDRRFQAILPLFGKPLNVEKARLDKMLNNKNIRLLITALGTGIGQDGDGAFDVTKTRYHKIILMADADVDGSHIMTLYLTFFFRFMRPLIEHGYVYIAQPPLYKIKRKKREQYVDNDAEMNRILLELGSEDVVLKRFRDDHEFPGPKVDKIVETLSRLEAISNSISRYGCSPAAYLDQHNEETHELPKYIARIRTGNSEEFAFLPDDEARSRFYVEHDIQEDMYAGMSIREVDINGINVQQRISVHEIHEATIMTKILKELAKIGLDIRNFTPTDEARYTLTENAGTKNETVLELHSILEIVGKIRELGRRGLNIQRYKGLGEMNPKQLYETTMDPSKRRLLKVDITDAAHADEVFSRLMGEDVPARRTFIEDNALNASNLDV; encoded by the coding sequence ATGCCAGACACAGACCCTTCGCAAAACGATATTCCCGTAAATCCCTCTCAGAAAAGCAATTACGACGTAGACTCCCTCGGCAAGCTCGAAGGGCTCGAAGCGGTCCGCAAGCGGCCGGGGATGTACATCGGTGACCCGACCAACGGCAGCGCCCTCCACCACTGCGTGTTCGAGATCGTCGACAACTCGGTGGACGAGCACCTCGCCGGCTACTGTAACGAGATCAACATCACGATCCACATGGACGGCTCCTGCTCCGTCGAGGACGATGGCCGCGGTATCCCGGTCAAAGTCCACAAGCAGTACGGGAAGACCGGCGTCGAAATGGTGCTGACCGAGCTGCACGCCGGTGGTAAGTTTGGCCAGGGCGGCTACAAGGTCTCCGGCGGTCTCCACGGCGTGGGCGCCAGCTGCGTGAATGCCGTCTCCGAGTGGCTCAAGGCTGAAGTCCGCCGCGACGGCGAGATCCACCGCATCGAGTTTGCCCGTGGTAAAGTCACCGAGCCCCTCAAGGTCGTCGGCAAGACCAAGTCCACCGGCACGAAGATCACCTTCCTGCGCGATACGGAGATTTTCGTCACCTCCAACGAATTTGTCTACGACACGCTGGCCAAGCGCCTGCGCGAGATGGCGTTCCTGAATCCGGGCGTCGCCATCAACTTCTCGGACGAGCGCAGCGGCAAGAGCGAGCTGTTCAAGTTCGACCAGGGTGCGGCCCAGTACGTGGCCTGGCTGAACCGCTCCAAGCAGTGCCTGCACCCCGAGCCGATCCACTTCACCGGCGAGATCGCCCCGGACGACTCCAAGCCCGATGAGACGGTGTCGATCGACATCGCCATGCAGTACAACGACTCGTACAACGAGCAGATTTACGCCTACGCCAACTCGATCTTCAACGGCGACGGCGGCACCCACCTCTCCGGCTTCCGCACGGCCCTCACGCGTATCATCAACAACTACGCCAAGGCCAACAAGCTGGTGAAGGACAAGGACCCGAGCATCTCCGGCGACGACGTGCGCGAGGGCCTCACCGCCGTTATCGCGGTCAAGCTCTTCAACCCGTCCTTTAACAACCAGACCAAGGACAAGCTCCTCAACCAGGAGGTGGACGGCATCGTCCAGCGCGTCATGGGCGACAAGCTCAAGCTCTTCTTTGAGACCAACCCGCCCATCGCCAAGAAGCTGGTCGACAAGTGCCTCAACGCAGCCCGCGCCCGTGAAGCCGCCCGCAAGGCCCGCGAAACGGTCCGTAAGTCCGCCATGAGCGGCGGCGGCCTCCCCGGTAACCTCGCTGACTGCTCCGAGAAAGACCCGTCCCTGTGTGAGGTCTTCATCGTCGAGGGTGACTCCGCCGGTGGCTCCGCCAAGCAGGGCCGCGACCGCCGTTTCCAGGCGATCCTGCCGCTCTTCGGCAAGCCCCTTAACGTGGAGAAAGCCCGCCTCGACAAGATGCTCAACAACAAGAATATCCGCTTGTTGATCACGGCTCTTGGCACCGGTATCGGGCAGGACGGGGACGGCGCCTTCGACGTGACGAAGACCCGCTACCACAAGATCATCCTGATGGCGGACGCTGACGTGGACGGCTCCCACATCATGACCCTTTACCTCACGTTCTTCTTCCGCTTCATGCGCCCGCTGATCGAGCACGGCTACGTGTACATCGCCCAGCCGCCGCTCTATAAGATCAAGCGCAAGAAGCGCGAACAGTACGTGGACAACGACGCCGAGATGAACCGCATCCTGCTGGAGCTCGGCTCCGAAGATGTCGTCCTGAAGCGCTTCCGCGACGACCATGAGTTCCCCGGGCCGAAGGTAGACAAGATCGTGGAAACCCTTTCGCGCCTCGAAGCCATCAGCAACAGCATCTCCCGCTATGGCTGCAGCCCGGCCGCCTACCTCGACCAGCACAACGAGGAAACTCACGAGCTGCCCAAGTACATTGCCCGCATCCGCACCGGGAACTCCGAGGAGTTCGCCTTCCTGCCGGACGACGAGGCTCGCTCCCGCTTCTATGTCGAGCACGACATCCAGGAGGATATGTACGCCGGGATGAGCATCCGCGAGGTCGACATCAACGGCATCAATGTCCAGCAGCGTATCTCCGTTCACGAGATCCACGAGGCCACAATCATGACCAAGATCCTCAAGGAGCTTGCCAAGATCGGCCTAGACATCCGGAACTTCACGCCGACCGATGAGGCCCGCTACACCCTCACGGAAAACGCTGGCACCAAAAACGAAACCGTCCTCGAACTGCACTCCATCCTGGAGATTGTCGGTAAGATTCGCGAGCTCGGTCGCCGCGGCCTGAACATCCAGCGATACAAGGGTCTTGGGGAAATGAACCCCAAGCAGCTCTACGAGACGACGATGGACCCGTCCAAGCGCCGCCTCCTCAAGGTCGACATCACCGACGCTGCTCACGCCGACGAGGTCTTCTCCCGCCTCATGGGTGAGGACGTCCCGGCCCGCCGCACCTTCATCGAGGACAACGCCCTCAACGCCTCCAACCTCGACGTGTAA
- a CDS encoding alpha/beta hydrolase: MKFIPGRCVLLCLLLAVTSLVDAHAETPLPDKVRVLEPLAFSDEDPELKIYLTLPAETDEPVPCVVVIPGGGFRAAQGMRYAHITQRLAENGLAVAQICYRGRPDHTYPDTISDVKAAVRYIRSISDQYSIDPDKIGAVGNSAGGTLTALLAVTGGMPEYEGQGGHHEFSSRIQAAVCGAGVFDFVARFEDERQVAMQPRVDVKVQTNGEWVGVPFSAGSEDWKNVSAIHYVDKDDAPTLFLCASDDKVVPWYQSLDMYETMVDAGGEAEIKIYSHGGHDVATKTEDALVEMVSFFKRTLVSESGSH, from the coding sequence ATGAAATTTATTCCGGGACGATGCGTACTTTTATGTTTGCTGTTGGCGGTTACCAGCTTGGTCGATGCCCATGCCGAAACACCGTTGCCGGACAAGGTCCGCGTCCTGGAGCCGCTTGCTTTTTCCGATGAAGACCCAGAGCTAAAAATTTATCTGACGCTGCCCGCGGAGACGGATGAGCCGGTGCCTTGTGTGGTCGTTATCCCGGGTGGTGGATTTCGAGCTGCTCAGGGAATGCGGTACGCGCACATCACGCAGCGCCTGGCTGAGAACGGGCTGGCCGTTGCCCAGATCTGCTACCGTGGTCGTCCCGACCACACTTATCCGGACACAATTTCGGATGTTAAGGCTGCAGTCCGCTATATCCGCAGCATAAGTGACCAGTATTCCATCGATCCCGACAAGATCGGTGCGGTGGGAAACTCCGCTGGCGGCACCTTGACGGCCCTGCTGGCAGTAACCGGTGGAATGCCGGAATACGAGGGGCAGGGCGGTCATCATGAATTCTCCAGTCGCATCCAGGCTGCCGTCTGTGGGGCAGGTGTATTTGATTTTGTGGCGCGCTTCGAGGATGAGCGTCAGGTGGCCATGCAGCCGAGAGTTGACGTTAAGGTCCAGACCAACGGCGAGTGGGTAGGGGTTCCTTTTTCTGCAGGCAGCGAGGACTGGAAAAACGTATCCGCTATTCACTACGTGGACAAAGATGATGCTCCCACGCTTTTTCTCTGTGCCTCGGACGACAAGGTCGTTCCCTGGTATCAATCGCTCGACATGTACGAGACGATGGTGGATGCCGGGGGCGAGGCCGAGATCAAGATATACTCACATGGCGGTCACGATGTGGCCACCAAGACCGAGGACGCACTTGTGGAAATGGTGAGCTTCTTTAAGCGGACACTCGTTAGCGAATCCGGGTCACACTAA
- a CDS encoding PAS domain S-box protein, protein MMAKLYTENLHLLTVGLTAKEQSAIAQSLEDFSVKATYTQTGSWKEAESILSEHGGELDVVLATASSIPDKGNWESWREGLCADKTIPAILLDREPSRERTQAAFQAGFQDYIEIDADGRYLIYLPHTIVRLIDHYQAKWVRKSAERALERIAVSITAASGTAFFRELTRYITETLNLDYALIGEFTGAEKDHVRTLSFSRRQNYSPNFEYPIKGTPCLNVRAGEPLIVQEKVQESFPEDAQLTQLQAESYIGLPLFRHDQGVEGLLCVLHRKRIENLDFVLLALRVFATRAEMEIERERSQEALQRQARILEQLGEAIIGVDIDGNIKFWNRQAESLFGYNAQEAVGSSLEKLLPKPEAGFVNQHFLEPLLIHGNHVVETQLKHRDGNVFYTHLSLSQEKNQRGEVVGVIACCRDISARMHAEQQRQEAQQRLQFHVQRTPLAFIEWDLDRRITSWNPAAERIFGYSADEIVGQSFSWLVHEHFLSSGNDIFTKLLSNAGGFSSTNENVTRDGRVITCEWYNTPLMNEQGKIIGIASLVNDITDRIRYEEELKKSKEAADAANHSKDEFLAVMSHEIRTPMNSIIGFADLLREQAIDADQLESIDIIKANAYTLLELINNVLNYSRLDSGRVVLEHRDTDIPLLLSEVEEAMGIEASQKELQLSFEIEEHTPSLVKTDYLELRQILLNLIGNAIKFTAQGSIRVTVSAKPSNEKSGHWTYIFAVRDTGVGIPRDKLSTLFKSFSQVDSSSTRKYGGTGLGLAICRKICHLLGGDIWAESHENRGTTFYFTIDGEVIQQDTSHPMATADDNPTNPLHILLVEDEVQTRQLLQEILKQMGHQCETASSGEDALELLTNDRFDIVFMDVEMTGMDGLETTRTIRRGDAGEGNKDTFICALTAYTHGDDKQACLDAGMNEHLGKPILTKNLKAVLAKAGQQKV, encoded by the coding sequence ATGATGGCTAAATTATATACGGAAAACCTGCACCTGCTGACTGTCGGTCTCACTGCCAAAGAACAAAGTGCTATCGCCCAGAGTCTGGAAGATTTCTCCGTCAAGGCCACCTACACGCAAACAGGGAGCTGGAAAGAAGCCGAAAGCATACTCAGTGAGCACGGCGGCGAGTTGGATGTCGTCCTGGCAACGGCCTCCTCTATCCCCGACAAAGGGAACTGGGAAAGCTGGCGCGAAGGCCTCTGCGCGGATAAAACCATCCCCGCGATCCTGCTTGACCGCGAACCCAGTCGCGAGCGGACGCAGGCAGCCTTTCAGGCCGGCTTCCAGGACTACATCGAAATCGACGCCGATGGCCGCTACCTGATCTACCTGCCCCATACGATTGTTCGCCTGATCGACCACTATCAGGCCAAGTGGGTTCGCAAATCTGCCGAGCGCGCACTGGAGCGTATCGCCGTCTCTATCACCGCCGCCTCCGGGACTGCGTTCTTCCGGGAGCTTACCCGGTACATTACCGAGACCCTCAATCTCGACTACGCGCTGATCGGTGAGTTCACGGGTGCCGAAAAAGATCACGTACGCACCCTATCCTTTTCCCGCCGCCAAAACTATTCGCCGAACTTCGAGTATCCGATCAAAGGCACCCCCTGCCTGAATGTGCGTGCCGGCGAGCCACTCATCGTTCAGGAAAAGGTGCAGGAGAGCTTTCCTGAAGACGCTCAACTGACCCAGCTTCAGGCCGAATCCTACATCGGCCTGCCTCTTTTCAGGCACGACCAGGGCGTTGAGGGGCTGCTCTGTGTACTTCACCGTAAACGGATCGAGAACCTAGACTTCGTCCTGCTCGCCCTGCGTGTTTTCGCCACGCGTGCCGAGATGGAGATCGAGCGCGAACGCTCACAGGAGGCGCTCCAGCGCCAGGCGCGCATTTTAGAGCAACTCGGCGAGGCCATCATCGGTGTCGATATTGACGGGAACATCAAGTTCTGGAACCGGCAGGCAGAGTCGCTCTTTGGCTACAATGCCCAGGAGGCTGTCGGCAGTTCGCTGGAGAAACTCCTACCCAAGCCCGAGGCAGGATTCGTTAATCAGCACTTTCTGGAGCCCTTACTCATCCACGGCAACCACGTCGTGGAAACACAGCTCAAGCACCGCGACGGGAACGTGTTCTATACTCACCTATCGCTCAGTCAGGAAAAGAACCAGCGCGGGGAAGTCGTCGGTGTCATTGCCTGCTGCCGCGACATCAGCGCGCGTATGCATGCCGAGCAGCAGCGCCAGGAAGCCCAGCAAAGACTGCAGTTCCACGTGCAGCGCACACCACTGGCCTTCATCGAGTGGGATCTGGACCGACGCATCACCTCCTGGAACCCCGCCGCCGAGCGCATCTTCGGCTACAGCGCCGATGAGATTGTCGGCCAGTCCTTCAGTTGGCTGGTACACGAGCACTTCCTCAGCTCTGGCAATGATATCTTTACCAAGCTGCTTTCCAACGCAGGCGGCTTCAGCAGCACAAACGAAAACGTAACCCGTGACGGACGTGTGATCACCTGCGAGTGGTACAACACACCCCTCATGAACGAACAGGGCAAAATCATCGGCATTGCCTCGCTCGTCAATGACATCACCGACCGCATCCGATACGAGGAAGAACTCAAAAAATCAAAGGAGGCTGCCGACGCCGCCAACCACAGCAAAGACGAATTTCTCGCAGTCATGAGCCACGAGATCCGTACTCCGATGAACTCCATCATCGGCTTTGCGGACCTGCTGCGCGAGCAGGCCATCGATGCCGACCAGCTCGAATCCATCGACATCATCAAGGCCAACGCCTACACCCTGCTTGAGCTGATCAACAACGTCCTCAACTACAGCCGCCTGGACTCCGGGCGCGTCGTCCTGGAGCACCGCGACACAGACATCCCGCTCCTGCTCAGCGAGGTCGAGGAAGCCATGGGAATCGAAGCCAGCCAGAAGGAACTTCAGCTCAGCTTTGAGATCGAGGAGCATACACCCTCTCTGGTCAAAACCGACTACCTGGAGCTGCGCCAGATCCTGCTCAACCTCATCGGCAATGCCATCAAGTTTACCGCACAGGGCTCGATCCGCGTCACCGTTTCGGCCAAGCCCTCCAATGAAAAATCGGGCCACTGGACCTATATCTTTGCCGTACGCGATACCGGCGTAGGTATCCCCCGCGACAAGCTCAGCACCCTTTTCAAAAGCTTCAGCCAGGTCGACTCCTCCTCCACCCGCAAGTACGGTGGCACCGGGCTGGGTCTGGCCATCTGCCGCAAGATCTGCCACCTGCTGGGCGGAGACATCTGGGCCGAGAGCCATGAGAATCGCGGCACGACATTCTACTTCACGATCGACGGTGAAGTCATCCAGCAGGATACCTCCCACCCGATGGCGACGGCGGACGATAATCCCACAAACCCGCTGCACATCCTGCTGGTCGAAGATGAAGTCCAGACCCGACAGCTGCTTCAGGAAATCCTGAAGCAGATGGGGCACCAGTGCGAGACGGCTTCCTCCGGCGAGGATGCTCTTGAGCTGCTCACCAACGACCGCTTCGACATTGTGTTTATGGATGTCGAGATGACAGGCATGGATGGTCTGGAGACCACCCGTACCATTCGTCGTGGCGATGCCGGTGAGGGAAATAAGGACACCTTTATCTGCGCCCTCACGGCCTACACCCACGGCGACGATAAGCAGGCCTGCCTCGACGCGGGTATGAACGAGCACCTCGGCAAACCCATCCTCACGAAAAACCTAAAGGCGGTCCTGGCCAAAGCGGGCCAGCAAAAGGTCTAG
- a CDS encoding Rrf2 family transcriptional regulator, with product MKISLKVEYACRVLAQLARSHGNQQLAHIEELAQAEDIPANYLVQILNELRNGGLITSRRGKQGGYALAQAPSEISLYDIIRIVDAEMLENSVSANGQSGQAVQGIWAEIGDTFAERTKNIPLSDMVAETGPMYYI from the coding sequence GTGAAAATATCTCTCAAAGTCGAATACGCCTGCCGGGTGCTGGCCCAGCTCGCCCGCTCTCATGGTAACCAGCAGCTCGCCCATATCGAGGAGCTGGCCCAGGCCGAGGACATCCCGGCCAACTATCTGGTGCAGATCCTTAACGAGCTGCGTAACGGTGGGCTCATCACCAGCCGCCGTGGCAAGCAGGGTGGCTACGCGCTGGCGCAGGCACCGTCTGAGATTTCCCTCTACGACATCATCCGCATCGTCGATGCCGAGATGCTGGAGAACTCCGTCTCCGCCAACGGCCAGTCCGGCCAGGCCGTGCAGGGCATCTGGGCCGAGATCGGAGACACCTTCGCCGAGCGCACGAAAAACATCCCCCTCTCAGACATGGTCGCCGAAACCGGTCCCATGTACTATATCTAG
- a CDS encoding BACON domain-containing protein: MEIDYVGVSPEYGMWDIGTREVNEPYYPEYNKLGVEDAIAGNIKYRQIWWYKLNQDIPDNAINIRFYFNRYSVSEIEHAETSGTREITASCINIGPVEFSIKSNKSKFELIKDASTTLIDSRPLSPEYAGITLCYNTGLLYNISIVEKQWIGVAFTVDERLTPGIDDTCKLEVNYYKYQGSSYHPVIYYDLPTTTITPTSKHIDSHSGSYTIDVTSNTSWTVSDVPHWASAASTPGGGNGSITITYRSNESTSSRSAVIKIGDKTHTITQAGKAPSTSISPTSMTIAASGDGYHIIVTSNVDWAVRGLPDWAFAQLASGSGNGQVWISAYPNNSTDSRSATFTIGGKSHTITQSGTTPSTNITPTTKSVGNGDGSYTLSVASNTSWQVSGSYNWVRANINAGSGNSSITITYDPNNSTDSRSATFTIGGKSHTITQSGKEESNPLLFKEDFKDLKSWTTWGHPSPYIDYEIGNPAPSFCNNGDSSWDSGITSIAIFDYSTGLTIEANAYQIEFDTWESFVFGLSSVPSYGNNEGVKPSVWIRSKHDNGDITQCGLYYSASDTEVFETYDADTSWRIYRIVILPDRRVKFYKGDQMIYSSTHTLSLGFNHMPLVVGGRASSTVLVDNIEVYSGEPKSITPTLGIANKRTSIPIPIPLKWSKLFK; the protein is encoded by the coding sequence ATGGAGATCGATTACGTCGGAGTGAGCCCAGAATATGGGATGTGGGATATAGGAACCAGAGAAGTTAACGAACCATACTATCCTGAATACAATAAACTAGGAGTTGAAGACGCTATCGCCGGCAATATAAAATACCGTCAAATATGGTGGTACAAACTAAATCAGGATATACCTGATAATGCCATCAACATCAGATTTTATTTTAACCGTTATAGCGTCTCAGAAATAGAGCATGCAGAAACTTCGGGCACACGAGAGATAACTGCTTCATGCATAAACATAGGCCCAGTTGAGTTCAGCATAAAAAGCAACAAGTCTAAATTTGAGCTCATTAAAGATGCATCTACCACCCTAATTGATTCAAGACCGCTATCCCCAGAGTATGCCGGAATAACACTCTGCTACAATACTGGTTTATTATACAATATTAGCATAGTAGAAAAGCAATGGATCGGTGTTGCATTTACTGTAGATGAAAGATTAACACCCGGCATTGATGACACCTGTAAGCTTGAGGTAAACTACTACAAATACCAAGGATCATCTTATCACCCCGTAATATACTATGACCTTCCAACAACAACAATTACGCCAACGAGCAAGCATATTGATAGCCACTCCGGGAGTTACACAATCGACGTAACATCTAACACATCCTGGACAGTAAGTGATGTACCACACTGGGCAAGTGCAGCATCAACACCAGGGGGCGGAAATGGTTCAATTACGATCACATATCGTTCAAATGAATCCACAAGCAGTCGTAGTGCAGTCATTAAAATTGGCGATAAAACGCATACGATTACACAAGCTGGAAAGGCACCTAGCACAAGCATAAGCCCCACAAGCATGACTATAGCTGCTTCGGGTGATGGATACCATATCATTGTAACCTCAAATGTAGATTGGGCCGTCAGGGGTCTCCCAGACTGGGCATTCGCGCAATTAGCCTCAGGCAGCGGTAACGGGCAAGTCTGGATTTCAGCCTACCCCAACAACTCAACCGATAGCCGCAGCGCTACGTTCACGATCGGAGGAAAAAGCCATACAATAACGCAGTCCGGCACCACACCTTCAACCAACATCACTCCAACAACAAAGAGTGTAGGCAACGGCGACGGCAGTTACACTCTCAGTGTAGCATCGAACACATCCTGGCAGGTAAGCGGATCGTACAATTGGGTTAGGGCAAACATAAACGCGGGAAGCGGAAACAGCAGCATTACAATCACTTACGACCCAAACAACTCAACCGATAGCCGCAGCGCTACGTTCACGATCGGAGGAAAAAGCCATACAATAACGCAGTCCGGAAAAGAAGAATCAAACCCCTTACTGTTCAAAGAAGACTTTAAAGACCTGAAATCGTGGACTACATGGGGGCATCCCTCACCTTATATAGATTACGAAATCGGAAATCCTGCCCCTAGTTTCTGCAATAATGGTGACAGCAGCTGGGATAGCGGGATCACCTCAATTGCAATATTTGATTATTCAACCGGATTAACCATAGAAGCGAATGCCTATCAAATTGAGTTTGATACTTGGGAAAGCTTTGTCTTTGGCCTATCAAGTGTGCCTTCTTACGGCAATAACGAAGGGGTAAAGCCATCTGTTTGGATACGCTCGAAGCATGACAACGGAGATATAACCCAGTGCGGTCTCTATTACAGCGCATCCGATACAGAGGTCTTCGAGACCTATGATGCCGATACGAGTTGGAGAATTTATCGCATCGTTATATTACCCGATAGAAGAGTTAAGTTTTATAAGGGTGATCAGATGATTTATTCCTCTACCCATACCCTTTCACTTGGCTTCAACCATATGCCACTGGTGGTCGGTGGACGAGCATCCTCTACCGTTTTAGTTGACAACATAGAAGTGTACTCAGGTGAGCCAAAATCAATTACGCCTACGCTAGGTATAGCGAATAAACGAACAAGCATCCCAATACCCATCCCACTGAAATGGTCAAAATTGTTTAAATGA
- a CDS encoding mechanosensitive ion channel family protein, translating into MEEEITQIQAHTQYLVQFLVENASKIVSALIILLLGWIFSGWLKGFLLRRFEKRNLDPTLSRFFAGSARIIILAIGTTFAVAKFYNIAPLIAGLGAIAFGATLAIQGPIANYGAGLAIILTRPFVVHDTIFVQGQYGVVHEVTLGYTQLITEDSEIITIPNKLIMGEIFTNSQTRRIVEATLSIPASVDAQRACTVLKEALLSVEGVTNEPAPMVGIDEFREGTIRLGYRYWLPTERYHSLRYTVNGAIDAAFRESAIPLAVTPYEVHMREPEKRS; encoded by the coding sequence ATGGAAGAGGAAATCACCCAAATCCAGGCCCACACCCAGTACCTGGTGCAGTTCCTGGTCGAAAACGCCTCGAAAATCGTCAGCGCCCTGATCATCCTGCTGCTGGGCTGGATATTCTCCGGCTGGCTCAAGGGCTTCCTGCTCAGACGCTTCGAGAAGCGCAACCTCGACCCTACCCTTTCCCGGTTCTTCGCCGGCAGCGCCCGGATCATCATCCTGGCCATCGGGACGACCTTCGCCGTGGCGAAGTTCTATAACATCGCGCCGCTCATCGCCGGTCTGGGTGCGATCGCCTTTGGCGCCACCCTGGCCATTCAGGGGCCGATCGCGAACTACGGGGCCGGGCTGGCCATCATCCTGACGCGCCCCTTTGTAGTGCACGACACGATCTTTGTGCAGGGCCAGTACGGCGTCGTCCACGAGGTCACCCTCGGCTATACCCAGCTCATCACCGAGGACAGCGAGATCATCACGATCCCGAACAAGCTCATCATGGGCGAGATTTTCACTAACTCCCAAACCCGTCGCATCGTCGAGGCGACCCTGAGCATACCCGCCAGTGTGGACGCTCAACGGGCCTGCACGGTGCTTAAAGAGGCGCTGCTCAGCGTCGAGGGCGTGACAAATGAGCCAGCGCCAATGGTGGGCATCGACGAGTTTCGCGAGGGCACGATCCGCCTCGGCTACCGGTACTGGCTACCGACCGAGCGGTACCACTCCCTGCGCTACACCGTGAATGGCGCGATTGATGCCGCATTCCGCGAATCGGCCATCCCCTTGGCAGTCACCCCCTACGAGGTGCACATGCGGGAGCCGGAGAAGCGCTCCTGA